One Leptolyngbya sp. 'hensonii' DNA segment encodes these proteins:
- a CDS encoding sarcosine oxidase subunit delta codes for MTCPINGARPITEFAYGGEFRPMPDLQVVEDEAWADYVFHRNSVPGIRREWWCHLPSTTWFIAERNTGSDEILRTYLYGEHR; via the coding sequence ATGACCTGTCCCATCAATGGAGCAAGACCCATCACCGAATTTGCCTACGGGGGAGAATTTCGCCCTATGCCCGATCTACAAGTGGTGGAGGATGAAGCCTGGGCGGATTATGTCTTCCATCGCAACAGTGTGCCGGGGATAAGGCGGGAATGGTGGTGCCATCTGCCCAGCACCACCTGGTTCATTGCCGAGCGCAACACGGGCAGCGATGAAATTCTCCGCACCTACCTGTATGGGGAGCACCGATGA
- a CDS encoding glutathione S-transferase family protein gives MDPFTLIIGNKNYSSWSLRPWLVMQHFGIEFKEIRIPLNTPQSRQQISQYSPAKRVPVLQHGSLTIWDSLAICEYLAERFPQAGLYPADPNQRAIARSISAEMHAGFVELRTQMPMDCRSRYPGQGMTPAVQDDIDRITTIWQDCRQRFGGAGDFLFGPFTIADAMYAPVVSRFVTYGVSLPPVAQTYAHTIWTLPAMEQWLAAATAEAEVIPQAFLGVTGPLLND, from the coding sequence ATGGACCCCTTCACCCTGATTATTGGCAACAAAAACTATTCCTCCTGGTCGCTGCGCCCCTGGCTAGTGATGCAGCACTTTGGGATTGAATTTAAGGAAATTCGGATTCCCCTGAATACACCCCAGAGCCGACAGCAAATTTCCCAATATTCTCCTGCCAAAAGGGTACCTGTGTTACAGCACGGGAGCCTGACGATATGGGACTCTCTAGCCATTTGTGAGTATCTGGCTGAACGGTTTCCTCAGGCTGGGTTATACCCGGCTGACCCGAACCAGCGGGCGATCGCCCGTTCTATCAGCGCTGAGATGCATGCAGGTTTTGTGGAACTGCGGACCCAGATGCCGATGGATTGCCGGTCTCGCTATCCAGGGCAGGGGATGACCCCGGCAGTTCAGGACGATATCGATCGGATTACCACGATCTGGCAGGATTGCCGCCAACGCTTTGGGGGGGCAGGTGATTTCCTCTTTGGCCCATTCACCATTGCAGATGCCATGTATGCCCCCGTCGTATCCCGGTTTGTGACCTATGGGGTGTCCCTGCCCCCTGTCGCCCAGACCTATGCCCACACTATCTGGACTCTACCAGCAATGGAACAATGGCTAGCGGCTGCAACTGCTGAGGCAGAGGTGATTCCCCAGGCATTTCTGGGTGTTACTGGACCGCTTTTGAATGATTAA
- a CDS encoding FAD-dependent oxidoreductase has protein sequence MPLRLLKFARSSAYPEPRMFRQPDRLQATYDAVIIGGGGHGLAAAYYLARDHGMRDVAVLEKGYLGGGNTGRNTTIVRSNYLTPAGVRFYDESLRLWQDLSQDFDLNLFYANRGHFTLAHTDAALRTMRWRAEVNKHLGVKSELVGPEAVQQACPQMDLRCGGHWPVLGALYHAPGSIARHDAVAWGYGRGADQRGVEIHQQTEVLGIRVTGDRVTGVDTSRGKISTPKVLCAVAGFTPRILALVGLRSPLTIHPLQAMVSEPMKPWLDPIIVSGSLHVYISQSARGELVMGASLDPYELHSTRSTLDFAEGLAAHMLDLFPFLSGVKVVRQWAGMADMTPDFAPIMGLTPIAGFYLDAGWGTWGFKATPICGKTMADTLVHDRPPDLIRDFSLDRFTRYNLVGEKGAASVGH, from the coding sequence ATGCCATTGCGATTATTGAAATTTGCCCGATCGTCCGCCTACCCGGAACCCCGAATGTTCCGCCAGCCCGATCGGCTCCAAGCGACCTACGATGCGGTGATTATCGGGGGTGGGGGGCATGGGCTGGCGGCGGCCTACTACCTGGCCCGCGACCATGGGATGCGGGATGTGGCCGTGCTGGAGAAGGGCTATCTGGGTGGGGGAAATACGGGGCGTAACACCACGATCGTCCGTTCCAACTACCTGACTCCGGCTGGGGTGCGGTTCTACGATGAATCCCTGCGGCTGTGGCAGGATTTGTCTCAGGATTTTGACCTGAATCTGTTCTATGCCAACCGGGGCCATTTCACCCTGGCCCATACGGATGCTGCCCTGCGAACCATGCGCTGGCGAGCGGAAGTGAACAAGCATCTAGGGGTCAAGAGTGAGCTGGTCGGTCCGGAGGCGGTGCAGCAAGCCTGTCCTCAGATGGATCTGCGCTGTGGAGGGCACTGGCCGGTGCTGGGTGCCCTTTATCATGCTCCCGGTAGCATTGCCCGCCACGATGCGGTGGCTTGGGGCTACGGTCGGGGGGCGGATCAGCGGGGGGTGGAGATTCATCAACAGACGGAGGTGTTGGGGATTAGGGTGACAGGCGATCGGGTCACTGGAGTAGACACCAGTCGGGGCAAAATTTCCACCCCCAAAGTCCTCTGCGCTGTGGCCGGATTTACCCCTCGCATTTTGGCCCTGGTGGGGTTGCGATCGCCCCTGACGATCCATCCCCTACAGGCGATGGTGAGCGAACCGATGAAACCCTGGCTCGATCCAATCATCGTCTCTGGTAGTCTGCATGTCTACATCAGTCAATCCGCCCGGGGAGAATTGGTAATGGGAGCTTCTCTGGACCCTTACGAATTGCACTCCACCCGTTCCACCCTTGACTTTGCGGAAGGGCTGGCCGCCCACATGCTCGATCTATTCCCCTTTCTTTCGGGGGTGAAGGTGGTGCGGCAGTGGGCTGGCATGGCGGACATGACCCCTGACTTTGCCCCGATCATGGGTCTGACCCCGATTGCAGGCTTTTATCTGGATGCGGGTTGGGGCACCTGGGGGTTCAAAGCCACGCCGATTTGCGGCAAGACCATGGCCGATACCCTGGTCCACGATCGGCCCCCCGATCTGATTCGGGACTTTTCCCTGGACCGGTTTACCCGGTACAACCTGGTGGGGGAAAAAGGAGCTGCATCCGTTGGTCACTAA
- the purU gene encoding formyltetrahydrofolate deformylase — protein sequence MFSGRRFTLCLSCPDRVGIVAAVSSFIASHQGWIVEAQHHADQIAQRFFMRQEILANSLALDIAEFRQQFLPIAQKFEMDWRLSDSDQKKRVVILASKSDHCLYDLLARWQSRELDIEIPCVISNHEDLRKFVEWHGISYSCIPVTPDNKADAYDKIGTQFEAVQGDVMVLARYMQILSPAVCDRYPNRIINIHHSFLPSFIGAKPYHQAYNRGVKLIGATCHYVTSDLDAGPIIDQDVIRIDHSDSIEDLIRYGRDIEKTVLARGLRYHVEDRVLVHGNKTVVFR from the coding sequence GTGTTCTCTGGTCGGCGATTTACCCTCTGTCTGTCCTGTCCCGATCGGGTGGGCATCGTGGCGGCTGTGAGTTCTTTCATCGCCAGTCATCAAGGTTGGATTGTAGAAGCGCAGCACCATGCGGATCAGATTGCGCAACGATTTTTCATGCGGCAGGAAATTCTGGCGAACTCTCTAGCACTGGATATTGCAGAATTTCGACAGCAGTTTTTGCCGATTGCACAAAAGTTTGAGATGGATTGGCGGCTGTCTGATTCAGATCAGAAAAAGCGGGTGGTGATTCTGGCGTCAAAATCAGATCATTGTCTGTATGATTTGCTGGCCCGCTGGCAAAGTCGAGAACTGGATATCGAAATCCCCTGTGTGATTTCCAATCATGAGGACTTGCGGAAGTTTGTCGAGTGGCATGGCATTTCCTACTCCTGCATTCCGGTCACCCCAGACAACAAGGCGGACGCCTACGACAAGATTGGGACACAATTTGAGGCTGTCCAGGGGGATGTGATGGTTCTGGCCCGCTACATGCAAATCCTGTCCCCAGCGGTGTGCGATCGCTATCCTAACCGCATTATTAACATTCACCATTCCTTTCTTCCCTCTTTCATTGGAGCCAAACCCTATCACCAAGCCTATAACCGGGGCGTCAAACTGATTGGGGCGACTTGTCACTACGTCACGTCTGATCTGGACGCCGGTCCCATCATTGATCAGGATGTGATTCGCATCGATCATTCTGATTCGATCGAGGATCTGATCCGCTATGGCAGAGACATTGAGAAGACGGTTCTAGCCAGGGGGTTGCGGTATCACGTCGAGGACCGGGTTTTGGTTCATGGGAATAAGACCGTCGTGTTTCGGTAA
- a CDS encoding glycine cleavage T C-terminal barrel domain-containing protein: MRHRLPPIAGEWIDRNHLLSFTFEGQRVLGYQGDTITSALWANGQRVLGRSFKYHRPRGLLSFANQDINTLMQASQALNLRADVTELTAGLSLVAVNTDGGVRGDRRSILDAFSRFMPVGFYYKAFHDKSLFPFWERLIRQITGLGQVDFTTPRQRTPKRYDFCDVLVIGAGPSGLAAALAAADAGAEVVLVEENARLGGSGGYQRGADRKLADQTNAMVQAVNAHANIRLYTQTQAAGYYGDHWIPLVGPDYLTKMRARAVIVATGAWEQPAVFHNNDLPGVMLASAAQRLIYRYAVQPMQQAVVLTANQDGYRAALDLVAHGVTVAAIVDLRPDPPQCELVQAQRIPVLLGHCIDEARSNPLQEGVVEVVVCPLDGAGLPQRQSQQTIACDGVLMSVGWAPATSLLHQAGVKMEFNESLQQFVPEVLPPGIFACGRVNGVYDFEQKLLDGRRVGLEAVVELKFPHTASERVAGVRITQEAPSHPWPIVPHPAGKNFVDFDEDLQLKDFEHAIQEGFDNIELLKRYTTVGMGPSQGKHSNMMALRILARVTGKTPGEVGTTTARPFFHPVPLSHLAGRSFTPERRTALHDRHTALGAQFMPAGIWQRPEYYRRSGTSREDCIRQEVAAVRMGVGLIDVGTLGKLELWGPDGAEFLERIYTGRFATMKPGTTRYALMLDEAGVIIDDGVVARLGAEQFYFTTTTSGATQIYRELTRWNTIWQLDCGLVNSTGARVGVNLAGPRSRQVLAPLTDLDLSGAAFSYLAVRQGTVAGIPALLMRVGFVGEWGYEIHVPSEFGPALWDALMAAGAPDGIRPFGVEAQRRLRLEKGHLIVGQDTDGLTTPWEANLNWAVKLDKPFFIGQRSLQIVKSRSLRQQLVGFQMDRHFSGNPPQECHLVIEGNDIAGRVTSIAFSSALQRYIGLAYLKPELAQVGTRFRIRISDGSLVPATVSPTPFYDPENQRQKEEGAG; the protein is encoded by the coding sequence ATGAGGCATCGACTCCCCCCTATTGCTGGCGAATGGATCGATCGCAACCACCTCCTCTCCTTCACCTTTGAGGGCCAGCGGGTGCTGGGCTACCAGGGTGATACTATCACCAGTGCCCTGTGGGCTAATGGCCAGCGGGTGCTGGGACGGAGCTTCAAGTATCACCGACCCAGGGGTTTGCTCAGTTTTGCTAATCAGGACATCAATACCTTGATGCAGGCGAGTCAGGCGCTGAATCTGCGGGCAGATGTAACGGAACTGACGGCAGGACTGTCCCTCGTGGCGGTGAATACGGATGGTGGTGTTCGGGGAGATCGACGCAGCATCCTGGATGCCTTCTCCCGGTTCATGCCGGTCGGATTTTATTACAAGGCATTCCATGACAAGTCCCTGTTCCCCTTCTGGGAACGGCTGATCCGCCAGATTACGGGTCTGGGTCAGGTGGACTTTACCACCCCCCGCCAACGGACCCCCAAACGATACGACTTTTGTGATGTGCTGGTGATTGGGGCCGGACCTTCTGGTCTGGCAGCCGCCCTGGCAGCGGCGGATGCTGGGGCGGAGGTGGTACTGGTGGAGGAGAATGCTCGACTGGGCGGTTCGGGGGGGTATCAGCGGGGAGCCGATCGGAAGCTGGCGGATCAAACCAATGCCATGGTGCAAGCGGTCAACGCCCATGCCAATATCCGTCTCTACACCCAGACCCAGGCAGCGGGCTACTATGGGGACCACTGGATTCCCCTGGTGGGACCGGACTATCTGACCAAAATGCGGGCCAGGGCGGTGATTGTGGCGACCGGAGCCTGGGAACAACCCGCCGTATTCCACAATAATGATCTGCCGGGGGTGATGCTGGCTTCGGCGGCCCAGCGGTTGATCTATCGTTATGCCGTCCAACCCATGCAGCAGGCCGTTGTCCTGACGGCAAACCAGGATGGCTACCGGGCGGCCCTGGACCTGGTGGCCCATGGGGTGACTGTGGCAGCGATCGTGGATCTAAGGCCAGATCCGCCCCAGTGCGAACTGGTGCAAGCCCAGAGAATTCCGGTCTTGCTGGGACATTGTATTGATGAAGCTCGATCAAATCCACTCCAGGAAGGGGTTGTAGAGGTGGTGGTCTGTCCGCTGGATGGGGCGGGGCTACCCCAACGGCAATCCCAGCAGACGATCGCCTGTGATGGCGTCCTGATGAGTGTGGGCTGGGCTCCAGCGACCAGTTTGCTCCATCAGGCTGGTGTCAAGATGGAGTTTAATGAATCGCTGCAGCAATTCGTGCCCGAGGTTCTGCCCCCAGGGATTTTTGCCTGTGGTCGGGTGAATGGGGTGTATGACTTTGAGCAGAAACTGCTGGATGGTCGGCGGGTTGGCCTGGAAGCAGTTGTAGAACTGAAGTTTCCCCATACAGCTTCAGAGAGGGTAGCAGGAGTGAGGATCACCCAGGAGGCTCCCTCCCATCCCTGGCCGATCGTGCCCCATCCAGCGGGCAAGAATTTTGTGGATTTTGACGAGGATCTGCAACTAAAGGATTTTGAGCACGCGATCCAGGAAGGGTTCGACAATATCGAATTGCTGAAGCGTTATACCACCGTGGGCATGGGACCGAGCCAGGGGAAGCACTCCAACATGATGGCCCTGCGGATTCTGGCCCGTGTGACTGGGAAAACTCCCGGCGAGGTGGGTACGACGACGGCCCGTCCCTTTTTCCATCCCGTGCCCCTGTCTCATCTGGCAGGACGCAGTTTCACTCCAGAGCGGCGTACCGCCCTGCACGATCGGCACACCGCCCTGGGAGCCCAATTCATGCCCGCCGGGATCTGGCAGCGTCCGGAATACTACAGACGATCGGGCACAAGTCGAGAGGACTGTATTCGCCAGGAAGTTGCTGCTGTCCGCATGGGGGTTGGTCTGATTGATGTGGGCACCCTGGGCAAGCTGGAATTGTGGGGACCGGATGGGGCTGAGTTCCTGGAACGGATCTACACGGGCCGCTTCGCCACGATGAAACCGGGCACGACCCGCTATGCTCTGATGCTGGATGAGGCGGGGGTGATCATTGACGATGGGGTGGTGGCCCGTCTAGGAGCAGAGCAGTTTTACTTTACGACTACTACCTCCGGCGCGACCCAGATTTACCGAGAGCTGACCCGCTGGAATACGATCTGGCAACTGGATTGTGGGCTGGTGAATAGCACGGGAGCCAGGGTGGGGGTGAATCTGGCGGGGCCGCGATCGCGGCAGGTGCTGGCCCCGCTTACTGATCTGGACCTCTCTGGGGCAGCCTTTTCCTATCTGGCGGTGCGCCAGGGGACTGTGGCGGGGATTCCAGCGCTGCTGATGCGGGTTGGGTTTGTCGGGGAATGGGGCTATGAGATCCATGTCCCTTCGGAGTTTGGACCCGCACTTTGGGATGCTCTGATGGCAGCGGGAGCCCCTGATGGTATTCGCCCCTTTGGGGTGGAAGCCCAGCGACGCCTGCGCTTGGAAAAGGGCCACCTGATTGTGGGCCAGGATACGGATGGGTTGACCACTCCCTGGGAAGCCAATCTGAATTGGGCCGTTAAGCTGGATAAGCCTTTTTTTATCGGCCAGCGTAGTTTGCAGATTGTGAAGTCTCGATCGCTGCGCCAGCAACTGGTTGGTTTCCAAATGGATCGGCATTTTAGTGGCAATCCCCCCCAGGAATGCCATCTGGTGATTGAGGGCAATGACATTGCCGGTCGGGTGACGAGTATCGCCTTCAGTTCTGCCTTGCAGCGGTATATCGGTCTGGCCTATCTAAAACCGGAACTGGCCCAGGTCGGGACGCGCTTCAGAATTCGTATATCAGACGGCAGTCTGGTTCCGGCAACGGTCAGTCCCACCCCCTTTTACGATCCAGAAAACCAGCGCCAGAAGGAGGAGGGAGCCGGATGA